The Phacochoerus africanus isolate WHEZ1 chromosome X, ROS_Pafr_v1, whole genome shotgun sequence genome has a segment encoding these proteins:
- the LOC125118787 gene encoding odorant-binding protein-like — protein sequence MMFDCECLTAKDGGKDKFKGIHVSENALIGYNENVDDEGKTPRMTALFGKGNKTQDEDVEKFKELMREKGIPEESVVHVIKADDCPSSE from the exons ATGATGTTTGACTGTGAATGTTTAACAGCTAAAG ATGGAGGTAAAGACAAATTTAAAGGTATTCACGTCTCCGAAAATGCCCTCATAGGATATAATGAAAATGTGGATGATGAAGGCAAGACCCCCAGAATGACTGCGCTCTTTG gcaaaggaaataaaactcaagaCGAAGACGTGGAGAAGTTCAAGGAGCTGATGAGAGAGAAGGGCATTCCAGAAGAAAGTGTGGTGCACGTCATCAAAGCTG ATGACTGTCCTAGCAGTGAATAA
- the LOC125118796 gene encoding odorant-binding protein-like, with amino-acid sequence MKSLLLSLVLGLVCAQEPQPEQDLFELSGKWTTNYIGSSDLEKIGANAPFQVFMRSIVFDDQESKVYVDFFRKENGICEEFSLSGTKLEGNTYDVDYVGDNRFVINYASETALILTNINVDEEGNKTVMTGLLGKGTDIEDLEIEKFKEVTRANGIPEENIVNIIGRDDCPAK; translated from the exons ATGAAGAGTCTGCTGCTGAGTCTGGTCCTTGGTCTGGTTTGTGCCCAGGAACCTCAACCTGAGCAAGATCTCTTTGAG CTTTCAGGAAAATGGACAACCAACTACATAGGCTCTAGTGACCTGGAGAAGATTGGAGCAAATGCACCCTTCCAGGTTTTCATGCGTAGCATTGTATTTGATGACCAAGAGAGCAAAGTATACGTCGACTTTTTTAGaaa ggaaaatGGAATCTGTGAAGAATTTTCTCTGAGCGGAACCAAACTAGAAGGCAATACTTACGATGTTGACT ACGTAGGTGACAACAGATTTGTAATTAATTACGCGTCCGAAACTGCCCTGATACTCACTAACATCAACGTGGATGAAGAAGGCAACAAAACCGTAATGACGGGACTGTTGG GCAAAGGAACTGACATTGAAGACCTAGAAATAGAGAAGTTTAAAGAGGTGACGAGAGCGAACGGgattccagaagaaaatattgtGAACATCATCGGAAGAG aTGACTGTCCTGCCAAGTGA